CTTCAAATATATGTTTTGTTGTCCAATGTTTTTCATCGAGCAATTTATTATATTCGTTGAAATTTACATAATCAAGATTTGAATCTAAAAAGCTCCAAAAAGTATTGCATTCATCTTTATCCAAGAAAATGCCATCACTATTTAAGAATTTGAGTCCGTTCCATTGTGCTGGATTATGCGAAGCACTAACAGAAATCCCACCCACAGAATCACTTTTTTCAGTAGCTAACTGAACAGTGGGAGTTGGAGCCATACCAATTGATATTACTTTTGAACCTAATGCCTGAAGAGTACCTTCAAGAATATTGCAAATCCATTCACCGCTAGGTCTGCCATCATGACCAATAACAATTGTACCTCCAACACCTGTAAATTTTACAAAAGCATTTGCATATTGAATAACAATTTCAGGAGTCAATGAATCTGGAATAGTACCTCTAAGCCCAGATATAGAATTGATTAAAGGCATATGGATATTAATGTTTAAATAAAAAAATAATAAAAAAATAATTTTGTAATATTAAATAAAAGTAAAATTATTTCATCTTTGAACAAATATAAAAACGTAATTTTGAACCGCAAAAATAGGGATTGCCTTGAAATCAAAAGTTAAAAAATCGATAGTTAAAATTTCTTTTTCTTCACACTTAATACATAAACTATAATTGTAGAATATTTAAATTTAATCACAAATAAAATTTATTAAATTTAAATCGAACAATGTATTTTTATATAGCAAACTTTTTTAAAAATAAATAATGCGTATCACAGAAATTTTAGATTTAAGTAACATTATAGTTCAGTTGAATGCTGAAAATAAGGAGGCTGCTCTGAACACTATGATTAACTCTTTAGAAAATTCTAGCAAAGTTGAAAATATCAATAAAGTTAGAACTGCTATCTTGGAACGAGAAAAATTAATGAGCACTGGAGTTGGTCATGGATTTGCAATTCCTCATGGCAAAACAGATGGTGTAAATGATATTACTGCTGTTTTTGCTACCTGTGCATCTCCAATAGCATTTGATTCGTTAGATAATCAACCTGTTAATATTTTGTTTATGCTTGTTGCTAAAGAAACACAAGTTGGTACTCATTTAAAAATGCTTAGTAGAATTAGTAGATTAATGAACAGTGTTGAATTTAGAGAAAAAGTTGTTGCTGTTTCAACTCAAGAAGAAATATTGGAATTATTAAGAAATGAAGAAGATAAATATTTTGAAAATACTCCTTCCTAATTTTAATGATATACAAAACGCTAAAAGGGTTTTCAGATATTTATGGAGATGACATTTCATTGTGGCATTCTCTTGAAAGTATAATTAGTAATTTAATGAATTTATATGGCTTTAGTGAAATTCGAACCCCAATACTAGAGCGAACAGAATTATTTATCAGAGGAGTTGGAGATGCTTCTGATGCAGTTGGAAAGGAGATGTACACATTTAATGATAAAAGTACTCCACCTGAGTCTATTTCAATACGTCCAGAGCTTACAGCTCCTGTTGCTCGTGCTTTTATACAGCATGATATAGGAAAACAACAATTAATTACAAAATGGTATTATGTTGGAGCTTCATTCAGATATGAACAGCCACAAAAAGGTAGAACCAGGCAATATCATACTTTTGGTGTTGAGCTTATTGGTTCGCATTCAGCAATAGCAGACGCAGAAGTAATAAGTATTGGCTACGATCTATTAAAATTATTAGGTATAAATAATTTCAAATTAAGGATTAATTCATTAGGTTATAAAGAAGAAAGAATAAGATACCGTGAAGCTCTTGTAGATTACTTTAATTCAATCAAAAGTCAATTATCGGAAGATAGTAAAAATAGAATTGAATCAAATCCGTTAAGAATTTTAGATTCCAAAAATGAATATGATGCAATAGCTTGTGTTGATGCTCCAAGCATTTTAGATTTTTTAAATGAAGAATCATTGGAACATTTTAACAGATTAAAAAATTTGTTAGATGAAAATGAAGTTGAATATATTGTAGATAAAAGATTAGTAAGGGGTCTAGATTATTATACTAGAACAGTTTTTGAATTTCAAACAAAATCATTAGGATCTCAAGATGCATTAGGTGGTGGAGGAAGGTATGATAATTTGATTGCAGAAATTGGAGGGAATCAAACTCCTGCAACTGGATTCGGTTTTGGAATGGAAAGATTAATATTAGTTTCAAAATTAGAGAATGGATTAAATGTAAAAGGAAATAATTGTTTTGTATATATTGTTTCATTGGGAGAAAAAGCACAATTAATTTCTTCTAGATTAGCTCATAAAATAAGGCTCTCAAACAAATCGGTTGAAATGGATTTGATGAACAGATCTATGAAAGCTCAGTTACGTGAAGCAAGTAAATTGAATTGTAAATATGTTATTATTATTGGGGAAGATGAAATTGAAACATCATTAGCTTTAGTTAAGAATATGGAAACATGGGAACAGAAGAATATTGCTTTTGATGAGATTCTAAATGAATTAAATTTTTAAGTTTAATTTGTATAAATCAACAAAAAAATATTTAATTTATGGTAGAGTTCAAGGAGTTGGATTTAGAGCTTTTGTAGTAAAAATTGCAAATGCTTTTGATATAAACGGAACTGTTAAAAATTTGGAGGATAGTTCAGTAGCTGTTATTGCAACTGGTTCAAACGAGAATCATAATTCATTTAAAGAACAATTAGAACTAGGTAATAAATTTTCTAGAGTAGATAAAATATTTATAGAGCAAATGGATTTACTTAATTTTTCACAATTCATTGTAGAACTCTAAAATCTCTTTAAATCAATTTTAGAAAAATTTCTTTTTAGAGATTTTAATTTAATGCTATAAATTTATAATTAACTAATGTAAAATCATTTTGAGCAAGGAATCTATAGTCTTAATAACTGGAGCAGGAGGAGAAATAGGGCATAGTTTAGTTGAAAGTTTCTATCAAGAAGGAGCAAGAAACATAGTTGCAATGGATTTAAAGCCACTCCCAGTTAACCTAACCCATAAGTGCCTTTCAACAATTGAAGGAAATATTCTTGATAAAGAATTATTAAATAAAATTGCTGTTGATTTTAATATTGGATCTGTAATTCATTTAGCAGCTTTGTTATCAACTTCT
Above is a window of Chlorobiota bacterium DNA encoding:
- a CDS encoding acylphosphatase, encoding MYKSTKKYLIYGRVQGVGFRAFVVKIANAFDINGTVKNLEDSSVAVIATGSNENHNSFKEQLELGNKFSRVDKIFIEQMDLLNFSQFIVEL
- a CDS encoding PTS sugar transporter subunit IIA produces the protein MRITEILDLSNIIVQLNAENKEAALNTMINSLENSSKVENINKVRTAILEREKLMSTGVGHGFAIPHGKTDGVNDITAVFATCASPIAFDSLDNQPVNILFMLVAKETQVGTHLKMLSRISRLMNSVEFREKVVAVSTQEEILELLRNEEDKYFENTPS
- a CDS encoding histidine--tRNA ligase — translated: MIYKTLKGFSDIYGDDISLWHSLESIISNLMNLYGFSEIRTPILERTELFIRGVGDASDAVGKEMYTFNDKSTPPESISIRPELTAPVARAFIQHDIGKQQLITKWYYVGASFRYEQPQKGRTRQYHTFGVELIGSHSAIADAEVISIGYDLLKLLGINNFKLRINSLGYKEERIRYREALVDYFNSIKSQLSEDSKNRIESNPLRILDSKNEYDAIACVDAPSILDFLNEESLEHFNRLKNLLDENEVEYIVDKRLVRGLDYYTRTVFEFQTKSLGSQDALGGGGRYDNLIAEIGGNQTPATGFGFGMERLILVSKLENGLNVKGNNCFVYIVSLGEKAQLISSRLAHKIRLSNKSVEMDLMNRSMKAQLREASKLNCKYVIIIGEDEIETSLALVKNMETWEQKNIAFDEILNELNF